Proteins encoded in a region of the Mycolicibacterium neoaurum genome:
- a CDS encoding MinD/ParA family ATP-binding protein, whose translation MSADYDRLFHSSGASDAADEDAAARREGASPMPVNASGAGNASYAGEHTPPPMPIAPTQAAAAPPPASVAPPPSASEVTSQIPVTGPQHVQNGMMRTPQTAQPAGARFEQQTFAPPPQPRSAPAPAPSAHYNDTVETGWTPSSAPAPTGQPAPTSAATMGNHRAIDALSHVGVRTAVKMPSQRGWRHWLYLLTRINMGPSPDELYEMDLQARVRRNARDSYQIGVFGLKGGVGKTAVTVALGSALSRVRGDRILAIDADPDCGNLADRAGRQSAATIADLLSDKELSRYNDIRAYTSMNAANLEVLSSEEYSAARREFNEEDWKGAVSVVSRYYNLVLADCGAGLFQPASRGVLATVSGMVIVASASIDGARQAAVTMDWLRQNGYQDLLGRSCVVINHVTPGKTNIDVEDLVQQFERHVPPGRVVVLPWDKHIAAGTEIQLDLLGKTFQRRILELAAGLSDDFDRLERR comes from the coding sequence ATGTCGGCAGACTATGACCGGCTGTTCCATTCCTCCGGCGCGTCCGACGCTGCCGACGAGGATGCCGCGGCACGTCGTGAGGGTGCCTCCCCGATGCCGGTGAACGCCTCCGGTGCGGGCAATGCGAGTTATGCCGGCGAGCACACCCCACCGCCGATGCCGATCGCACCCACCCAGGCCGCCGCGGCCCCGCCGCCGGCCTCGGTCGCGCCGCCACCCAGTGCTTCCGAGGTGACCAGCCAGATTCCGGTCACCGGGCCGCAGCACGTCCAGAACGGCATGATGCGCACCCCGCAGACCGCCCAGCCCGCGGGTGCTCGATTCGAACAACAGACCTTTGCGCCACCGCCGCAGCCCCGCTCCGCGCCCGCGCCCGCGCCGAGCGCGCATTACAACGACACGGTGGAGACGGGCTGGACCCCGTCGAGTGCACCCGCGCCCACCGGGCAGCCCGCCCCGACATCGGCGGCAACCATGGGCAATCACCGGGCCATCGACGCGCTGTCACACGTCGGGGTTCGCACAGCGGTCAAGATGCCGTCGCAACGCGGCTGGCGACACTGGCTTTATCTGCTGACGCGGATCAACATGGGCCCGTCACCGGATGAGCTCTACGAGATGGACCTCCAGGCTCGGGTGCGCCGAAATGCCAGGGACTCTTATCAGATCGGGGTGTTCGGTCTCAAGGGCGGTGTCGGCAAGACGGCTGTCACCGTTGCCCTCGGCTCGGCACTGAGCCGGGTCCGCGGCGATCGGATCCTGGCCATCGACGCCGACCCGGATTGCGGCAACCTCGCCGACCGCGCCGGTCGACAGTCGGCGGCGACCATCGCAGACCTGTTGTCGGACAAGGAATTGTCCCGCTACAACGACATCCGCGCCTATACCAGCATGAACGCGGCCAACCTGGAGGTGCTGTCCTCCGAGGAGTACAGCGCGGCCCGGCGCGAGTTCAACGAAGAAGACTGGAAGGGTGCGGTCAGCGTCGTATCCCGCTACTACAACCTGGTGCTTGCCGACTGCGGCGCGGGCTTGTTCCAACCGGCCTCGCGCGGGGTGTTGGCGACCGTCTCGGGCATGGTCATCGTCGCCAGCGCGTCCATCGACGGCGCGCGCCAGGCGGCGGTCACCATGGACTGGTTGCGCCAGAACGGATACCAGGATCTGCTGGGTCGCTCCTGCGTGGTGATCAATCACGTGACACCGGGCAAGACGAACATCGACGTCGAGGATCTGGTGCAGCAGTTCGAGCGGCACGTTCCGCCCGGTCGGGTTGTCGTGCTGCCGTGGGACAAGCACATCGCCGCGGGCACCGAGATCCAGCTGGACCTGCTCGGTAAGACGTTCCAGCGGCGAATCCTGGAGCTGGCCGCGGGTCTGTCCGACGACTTCGACCGGCTCGAACGGCGTTGA
- the eccD gene encoding type VII secretion integral membrane protein EccD, with the protein MTATAAPSGATGTTPVTPGRPATTRVTILTGRRMTDLVLPASAPIETYIDETVSVLADLLDDSPPDVLAGFDFKAQGVWAFARPGAPPMKASESLDEAGVVDGALLTLVSVSRTERYRPLVEDVIDAIAVLDESPEFDRTALNRFVGLAIPVVSTIATVVALVAWTQSGKDWWWSIALALLGLGLVGGAMMARSRYDNVNLSESLVVAALPVLSGAAALAVPLPREADGLGAPQVAGAAAVALLYTLATRGGPRRRASVAAFAAVLSVAITAGAIAFGYGGQEWVPAGAIAFGLIVVTNAAKLTVAVARIALPPIPAPGEAVANDELLDPVSRPDGADEETPTWQAIIASVPDSAARLTERSELSKQLLIGFLTAGASVLAAGAIAVVVQGHFFLHSLIVAALVTVICGFRSRLYAERWCAWALMAVTVAVPTGVTVRLCLWFPDQSWLVLGIYLLLAMVALIMVGATDNVNRLSPVTKRILELLDGASIAAVIPLLLWIAGVYDLLRNLRF; encoded by the coding sequence TTGACCGCGACGGCCGCGCCTTCGGGGGCGACAGGGACGACACCGGTCACTCCGGGTAGGCCCGCCACCACCCGGGTCACCATCCTGACCGGGCGACGGATGACCGACCTGGTCCTGCCTGCCTCGGCACCCATCGAGACCTACATCGACGAGACGGTGTCGGTGCTCGCCGATCTTCTCGACGATTCGCCACCGGATGTGCTGGCGGGCTTCGACTTCAAGGCTCAGGGGGTCTGGGCGTTCGCCCGTCCGGGTGCGCCGCCGATGAAGGCATCGGAATCCCTCGACGAGGCCGGTGTCGTCGACGGAGCGCTGCTGACGTTGGTGTCGGTGAGCCGGACCGAACGGTACCGCCCGCTGGTCGAGGACGTGATCGACGCCATCGCGGTGCTCGATGAGTCCCCCGAGTTCGATCGCACCGCACTGAACCGGTTCGTCGGGCTGGCCATCCCGGTCGTGTCGACGATCGCGACCGTGGTTGCGCTGGTGGCATGGACGCAATCCGGTAAGGACTGGTGGTGGTCCATCGCGTTGGCGCTGTTGGGCCTGGGGCTGGTGGGCGGCGCCATGATGGCCCGTTCTCGGTACGACAACGTGAACCTGTCCGAAAGCCTGGTCGTCGCTGCGCTTCCGGTGCTCTCCGGCGCGGCGGCGCTGGCAGTGCCGCTGCCCCGCGAGGCCGACGGGCTGGGCGCACCCCAGGTCGCCGGTGCCGCCGCGGTGGCTCTGCTCTACACCTTGGCCACCCGTGGAGGCCCGCGCAGACGCGCCAGCGTCGCGGCCTTTGCCGCGGTGCTTTCGGTGGCGATCACTGCGGGTGCCATCGCCTTCGGTTATGGCGGGCAGGAGTGGGTCCCGGCCGGCGCCATCGCCTTCGGGCTGATCGTGGTCACCAATGCCGCCAAGTTGACGGTCGCGGTTGCCCGTATCGCGCTGCCCCCCATTCCCGCTCCCGGCGAGGCGGTGGCCAACGACGAGCTGCTCGACCCGGTGTCGCGTCCCGATGGCGCGGATGAGGAGACTCCGACCTGGCAGGCGATCATCGCCTCGGTGCCCGACTCCGCCGCGCGGCTGACCGAGCGTAGTGAGCTGTCCAAGCAACTGCTGATCGGATTCTTGACCGCAGGTGCCTCGGTGCTGGCCGCCGGCGCGATCGCGGTTGTGGTGCAAGGACATTTCTTCCTGCACAGTCTGATCGTCGCGGCACTGGTCACGGTGATCTGTGGCTTCCGGTCACGGCTCTACGCCGAGCGTTGGTGCGCCTGGGCGCTGATGGCCGTCACCGTTGCCGTGCCGACCGGTGTCACCGTTCGGCTCTGCCTGTGGTTCCCCGACCAGTCCTGGCTGGTGCTGGGCATCTATCTGCTGCTGGCCATGGTCGCGCTGATCATGGTGGGGGCCACCGATAACGTCAACCGGCTCTCGCCGGTGACCAAGCGGATCCTCGAACTGCTCGATGGCGCGTCGATCGCGGCGGTGATCCCGCTGCTGCTCTGGATCGCCGGGGTGTACGACCTGCTGCGTAACCTGCGCTTCTAG
- a CDS encoding YbaB/EbfC family nucleoid-associated protein codes for MSEQMHPEVAAVLRQAGRLQELMDAQLHKMDSESFTATDESETVEVTLNGHHRLVDVYLADGLLRLGSQTIEERLNEALRNATEVASESIAADRDRLNDAVAEITGT; via the coding sequence GTGAGCGAACAGATGCATCCGGAGGTGGCGGCCGTGCTGCGTCAGGCCGGCCGGTTGCAGGAGCTGATGGACGCTCAGTTGCACAAGATGGACAGCGAATCCTTCACTGCCACGGATGAATCCGAGACCGTGGAGGTCACGCTGAACGGCCACCACCGACTCGTCGACGTCTATCTGGCTGACGGACTCCTACGGCTGGGGTCGCAGACCATCGAGGAACGTCTGAACGAGGCGCTGCGCAATGCGACCGAGGTGGCCTCGGAGTCGATCGCCGCCGACCGCGACCGGCTCAATGACGCCGTCGCGGAGATCACCGGTACCTAG